In Saccopteryx leptura isolate mSacLep1 chromosome 11, mSacLep1_pri_phased_curated, whole genome shotgun sequence, the following proteins share a genomic window:
- the ZBTB7C gene encoding zinc finger and BTB domain-containing protein 7C isoform X1, translating to MGHGKAANRWERALAETMANGIDELIGIPFPNHSSEVLCSLNEQRHDGLLCDVLLVVQEQEYRTHRSVLAACSKYFKKLFTAGTLASQPYVYEIDFVQPEALAAILEFAYTSTLTITASNVKHILNAARMLEIQCIVNVCLEIMEPGGDGAEEDDKEDDDDDEDDDDEEDEEEEEEEEDEEEDDDTEDFADQENLPDPQDINCHQSPSKPDHLTEQAYSDTPRDFPDSFQASSPGHLGVIRDFSIESLLRENLYPKASIPDRRPSLSPFAPDFFPHLWPGDFGAFAQLPEQPMDSGPLDLVIKNRKIKEEEKEELPPPPPPPFPNDFFKDMFPDLPGGPLGSIKAENDYGAYLNFLSATHLGGLFPPWPLVEERKLKPKASQQCPICHKIIMGAGKLPRHMRTHTGEKPYMCNICEVRFTRQDKLKIHMRKHTGERPYLCIHCNAKFVHNYDLKNHMRIHTGVRPYQCEFCYKSFTRSDHLHRHIKRQSCRMARPRRGRKPAAWRAASLLFGPGGPAPEKAAFVMPPMGEVGGHLGGAAVCLPGPSPAKHFLAAPKGALSLQELERQFEETQMKLFGRAQLEAERNAGGLLAFALAENVAAARPYFPLPDPWATGLAGLPGLAGLNHMASMSEANN from the exons GGCTCTGGCTGAGACCATGGCCAATGGCATTGACGAGCTCATCGGCATTCCCTTCCCCAACCACAGCAGTGAGGTCCTGTGTAGCCTGAACGAGCAGCGGCATGATGGACTGCTCTGTGACGTGCTCCTGGTGGTGCAGGAGCAGGAATACCGCACCCACCGCTCCGTCCTGGCAGCCTGCAGCAAGTACTTTAAGAAGCTCTTCACGGCCGGCACCTTAGCCAGCCAGCCCTATGTCTACGAGATCGACTTCGTCCAGCCGGAGGCCCTGGCTGCCATCCTGGAGTTCGCCTACACGTCCACACTCACCATCACCGCCTCCAACGTCAAGCACATCCTCAACGCCGCCAGGATGCTGGAGATCCAGTGCATCGTGAACGTGTGCCTGGAGATCATGGAGCCCGGGGGCGACGGGGCGGAGGAGGACGACAAGGAGGACGACGACGACGACGAGGACGACGACgacgaggaggacgaggaggaggaggaggaggaggaggatgaggaagaggatgaTGATACAGAGGATTTCGCTGATCAGGAAAACCTGCCTGACCCTCAGGACATCAACTGCCATCAAAGCCCTTCCAAGCCGGACCATCTCACCGAGCAGGCCTATTCGGACACACCCAGGGACTTCCCGGATTCCTTCCAGGCCAGCAGCCCTGGCCATCTGGGCGTGATCCGGGACTTCTCCATTGAGTCTCTGCTGAGGGAGAACCTGTACCCCAAAGCCAGCATTCCCGACAGGAGGCCCTCCTTATCCCCCTTCGCCCCGGACTTCTTCCCACACCTCTGGCCGGGGGACTTCGGTGCCTTTGCCCAGCTCCCCGAGCAGCCCATGGACAGCGGGCCCCTGGACCTGGTCATCAAGAATCGGAAGatcaaggaggaggagaaggaggagctgcccccacccccgccaccgcCCTTCCCGAATGACTTCTTCAAGGACATGTTCCCGGACCTTCCTGGGGGGCCGCTGGGCTCCATCAAGGCAGAGAATGACTATGGTGCCTATCTCAACTTCCTGAGTGCCACCCACCTGGGGGGCCTCTTCCCACCCTGGCCGCTGGTGGAGGAGCGCAAGCTGAAGCCCAAGGCTTCTCAGCAGTGCCCCATCTGCCACAAAATCATCATGGGGGCCGGGAAGCTGCCACGGCACATGCGGACCCACACCGGGGAGAAGCCATACATGTGCAACATCTGTGAGGTCCGCTTCACCAG GCAGGACAAACTGAAGATCCACATGCGGAAGCACACCGGGGAGCGGCCCTACCTGTGCATCCACTGCAACGCCAAGTTCGTGCACAACTACGACCTCAAGAATCACATGCGCATCCACACGGGCGTGCGGCCCTACCAGTGCGAGTTCTGCTACAAGAGCTTCACGCGCTCCGACCACCTGCACCGCCACATCAAGCGCCAGAGCTGCCGCATGGCCCGGCCTCGGCGAGGCCGCAAGCCCGCCGCCTGGAGGGCCGCCAGCCTGCTCTTCGGGCCCGGAGGCCCGGCCCCCGAGAAGGCGGCCTTCGTGATGCCCCCCATGGGCGAGGTGGGCGGCCACCTGGGCGGGGCCGCCGTGTGCCTCCCGGGCCCCAGCCCCGCCAAGCACTTCCTGGCGGCACCCAAGGGCGCCCTGAGCCTGCAGGAGCTCGAAAGGCAGTTCGAGGAGACGCAGATGAAGCTGTTCGGGCGCGCCCAGCTGGAGGCCGAGAGGAACGCTGGGGGCCTCCTGGCCTTCGCGCTGGCGGAGAACGTGGCCGCGGCCAGGCCCTACTTCCCGCTGCCCGACCCGTGGGCGACAGGCCTGGCCGGCCTCCCGGGGCTCGCCGGCCTCAATCACATGGCCTCCATGTCTGAGGCCAACAATTAG
- the ZBTB7C gene encoding zinc finger and BTB domain-containing protein 7C isoform X2 — translation MANGIDELIGIPFPNHSSEVLCSLNEQRHDGLLCDVLLVVQEQEYRTHRSVLAACSKYFKKLFTAGTLASQPYVYEIDFVQPEALAAILEFAYTSTLTITASNVKHILNAARMLEIQCIVNVCLEIMEPGGDGAEEDDKEDDDDDEDDDDEEDEEEEEEEEDEEEDDDTEDFADQENLPDPQDINCHQSPSKPDHLTEQAYSDTPRDFPDSFQASSPGHLGVIRDFSIESLLRENLYPKASIPDRRPSLSPFAPDFFPHLWPGDFGAFAQLPEQPMDSGPLDLVIKNRKIKEEEKEELPPPPPPPFPNDFFKDMFPDLPGGPLGSIKAENDYGAYLNFLSATHLGGLFPPWPLVEERKLKPKASQQCPICHKIIMGAGKLPRHMRTHTGEKPYMCNICEVRFTRQDKLKIHMRKHTGERPYLCIHCNAKFVHNYDLKNHMRIHTGVRPYQCEFCYKSFTRSDHLHRHIKRQSCRMARPRRGRKPAAWRAASLLFGPGGPAPEKAAFVMPPMGEVGGHLGGAAVCLPGPSPAKHFLAAPKGALSLQELERQFEETQMKLFGRAQLEAERNAGGLLAFALAENVAAARPYFPLPDPWATGLAGLPGLAGLNHMASMSEANN, via the exons ATGGCCAATGGCATTGACGAGCTCATCGGCATTCCCTTCCCCAACCACAGCAGTGAGGTCCTGTGTAGCCTGAACGAGCAGCGGCATGATGGACTGCTCTGTGACGTGCTCCTGGTGGTGCAGGAGCAGGAATACCGCACCCACCGCTCCGTCCTGGCAGCCTGCAGCAAGTACTTTAAGAAGCTCTTCACGGCCGGCACCTTAGCCAGCCAGCCCTATGTCTACGAGATCGACTTCGTCCAGCCGGAGGCCCTGGCTGCCATCCTGGAGTTCGCCTACACGTCCACACTCACCATCACCGCCTCCAACGTCAAGCACATCCTCAACGCCGCCAGGATGCTGGAGATCCAGTGCATCGTGAACGTGTGCCTGGAGATCATGGAGCCCGGGGGCGACGGGGCGGAGGAGGACGACAAGGAGGACGACGACGACGACGAGGACGACGACgacgaggaggacgaggaggaggaggaggaggaggaggatgaggaagaggatgaTGATACAGAGGATTTCGCTGATCAGGAAAACCTGCCTGACCCTCAGGACATCAACTGCCATCAAAGCCCTTCCAAGCCGGACCATCTCACCGAGCAGGCCTATTCGGACACACCCAGGGACTTCCCGGATTCCTTCCAGGCCAGCAGCCCTGGCCATCTGGGCGTGATCCGGGACTTCTCCATTGAGTCTCTGCTGAGGGAGAACCTGTACCCCAAAGCCAGCATTCCCGACAGGAGGCCCTCCTTATCCCCCTTCGCCCCGGACTTCTTCCCACACCTCTGGCCGGGGGACTTCGGTGCCTTTGCCCAGCTCCCCGAGCAGCCCATGGACAGCGGGCCCCTGGACCTGGTCATCAAGAATCGGAAGatcaaggaggaggagaaggaggagctgcccccacccccgccaccgcCCTTCCCGAATGACTTCTTCAAGGACATGTTCCCGGACCTTCCTGGGGGGCCGCTGGGCTCCATCAAGGCAGAGAATGACTATGGTGCCTATCTCAACTTCCTGAGTGCCACCCACCTGGGGGGCCTCTTCCCACCCTGGCCGCTGGTGGAGGAGCGCAAGCTGAAGCCCAAGGCTTCTCAGCAGTGCCCCATCTGCCACAAAATCATCATGGGGGCCGGGAAGCTGCCACGGCACATGCGGACCCACACCGGGGAGAAGCCATACATGTGCAACATCTGTGAGGTCCGCTTCACCAG GCAGGACAAACTGAAGATCCACATGCGGAAGCACACCGGGGAGCGGCCCTACCTGTGCATCCACTGCAACGCCAAGTTCGTGCACAACTACGACCTCAAGAATCACATGCGCATCCACACGGGCGTGCGGCCCTACCAGTGCGAGTTCTGCTACAAGAGCTTCACGCGCTCCGACCACCTGCACCGCCACATCAAGCGCCAGAGCTGCCGCATGGCCCGGCCTCGGCGAGGCCGCAAGCCCGCCGCCTGGAGGGCCGCCAGCCTGCTCTTCGGGCCCGGAGGCCCGGCCCCCGAGAAGGCGGCCTTCGTGATGCCCCCCATGGGCGAGGTGGGCGGCCACCTGGGCGGGGCCGCCGTGTGCCTCCCGGGCCCCAGCCCCGCCAAGCACTTCCTGGCGGCACCCAAGGGCGCCCTGAGCCTGCAGGAGCTCGAAAGGCAGTTCGAGGAGACGCAGATGAAGCTGTTCGGGCGCGCCCAGCTGGAGGCCGAGAGGAACGCTGGGGGCCTCCTGGCCTTCGCGCTGGCGGAGAACGTGGCCGCGGCCAGGCCCTACTTCCCGCTGCCCGACCCGTGGGCGACAGGCCTGGCCGGCCTCCCGGGGCTCGCCGGCCTCAATCACATGGCCTCCATGTCTGAGGCCAACAATTAG